From a region of the Macrobrachium nipponense isolate FS-2020 chromosome 3, ASM1510439v2, whole genome shotgun sequence genome:
- the LOC135221743 gene encoding titin-like — protein sequence MVFQSFPSNWRKINPQDHIPYNVLILPWEEYIVRQTPKSKKEKLLNLQPTDIHNFLHYFLKQLKESEIDAPWMLDPHASDLIAPQRPLATLPTTRDLGELSVSIQDKRFYLIPKLLPSKTNFPFLPFRTVALPQTPQHSMNESPDIPFFPLQDITMPDISKPQFHRISFPFTPFSSTSHPAPELTLPPQNIHYIPPRPIFIAQNLPRSVFSYAPIFSDMTPFHRHLSAPKLTKTYISKIPVVESTLPKLPWPIIPNMTVPRNPVAKPLTLPNLPEISKPIIRDTPITRIPVQKKHSLDNLPEISRPIISDIPIPRISAPKSPNLPEIPHPIIPDIPDPRMSVPKPPTLPKLPEIPREPPISVPKPPTLPKLPEIPREPPISVPKPPTLPKLPEILREHQISVPKPPTLPKLPEIPREPPISVPIPPSLPKLPEIPREHRVSVPKPPTLPKLPEIPRGPPISVPKPLSLPKLPEIPREHRISVPKPPTLPKLPEIPREPPISVPKPPTLPKLPEILREHQISVPKPPSLPKLPEIPREHQISVPKPPSLPKLPEIPREHRFSAKPPTLPKLPEIPRGPPISVPKPLSLPKLPEIPREHRISVPKPPSLPKLPEIPREHRVSVPKPPTLPKLPEIPRGPPISVPKPLSLPKLPEIPHEHRISVPKPPSLPKLPEIPREHQISVPKPPSLPKLPEIPREHRISVPKPPSLPKLPEIPREHQISVPKPPTLPKLPEIPLEPPISVPKPPSLPKLPEIPREPPISVPKPPSLPKLPEIPREPPISVPKPPSLPKLLEIPREPPISVPKPATLPKLPEIPKPIIPNIPDPRSSMLRPSTLPKAPEILSPKISDLPLPQIPVLEPRSALKLPENPRPIVTDIHVPQIPMLKSSKLPEIPWHKISDIPVPQISGLKPPSIPNRVFETSNFPGTIPAKPQIPQSNLASKLPKIPRSKLPDPSNPQIPEIRSPNLTEPVFHMSNVRDMTHNLPTGPIFDTSNHNYVNPHSPEIPQLKLSNVSSPPSPRLKPLKYSKPLFNPSNIRDINPQIPKVPQPKLPNISFPQIPEPRFNISIISNKPFHRTLRFSPQFPELEKNNFPTSVSQGVTPQMPEITSINTTSYKISDFRLQNLLGLKKRNTSNHNGYSSKNPRNSPILELEKVQHFNLTFPNDPKSGTPTEKDRFSDSWFNKLTDLEKNKYLYLNFHNVPTFRVPDLPNLNITTTSNFSSLPFPDSWFEHMSRSGKNKYANLNIRTSPEYTKGNVTGLEIPDMYNINSFLYPHSEIHKIPESEWNKNSNLTFLNIYGFTPPNFGIQFPMSNISSFIFPYSWLSQIPESERYKYFNLTFPNIPGFTPPNLHDLQFHGYVQHQYF from the exons ATGGTTTTCCAGTCCTTTCCTTCTAACTGGAGAAAAATTAACCCACAAGACCACATTCCATACAACGTTCTTATATTGCCTTGGGAAGAATACATTGTGAGACAGACAcccaaaagcaaaaaagaaaagctaCTGAATTTGCAACCAACAGATATACACAATTTTCTGCACTATTTTCTTAAACAGCTGAAAGAATCTGAGATCGATGCACCCTGGATGCTGGATCCTCATGCATCCGATTTAATAGCCCCTCAAAGGCCCCTTGCTACTTTGCCCACAACTCGTGATCTTGGTGAACTATCAGTTTCTATTCAGGACAAAAGATTTTATCTTATTCCAAAATTATTACCTTCTAAGACAAATTTCCCGTTTTTACCTTTCCGTACTGTGGCTCTGCCTCAGACACCACAACATTCAATGAATGAGAGCCCTGACATACCATTTTTCCCATTGCAAGATATTACAATGCCTGATATATCTAAACCACAGTTTCATAGAATAAGTTTCCCATTCACCCctttctcttctacatctcacCCAGCACCAGAACTAACACTTCCACCACAAAACATACACTATATCCCTCCGAGACCCATTTTTATAGCACAAAATTTACCTAGATCTGTATTTTCATATGCACCAATTTTCAGTGATATGACCCCGTTTCATAGACACCTTTCAGCGCCAAAGCTcacaaaaacatatatttccAAGATTCCAGTGGTAGAGTCTACACTACCTAAACTTCCGTGGCCTATAATTCCTAATATGACTGTTCCTCGGAATCCTGTAGCAAAACCACTCACTTTACCTAATCTACCCGAAATTTCAAAACCTATCATTCGTGATACACCTATTACTCGAATTCCAGTGCAAAAAAAACACTCTTTAGATAATTTGCCAGAAATTTCAAGGCCTATCATTTCTGATATACCTATTCCAAGGATTTCAGCTCCAAAATCACCCAATCTGCCTGAAATACCACACCCTATAATTCCTGATATACCTGATCCTCGGATGTCAGTGCCAAAACCACCCACTCTACCTAAACTACCTGAAATACCACGTGAGCCTCCGATTTCAGTGCCCAAACCACCCACGTTACCTAAACTAC CTGAAATACCACGTGAGCCTCCGATTTCAGTGCCCAAACCACCCACTCTACCTAAACTACCTGAAATACTACGTGAGCATCAGATTTCAGTGCCAAAACCACCCACGTTACCTAAACTACCTGAAATACCACGTGAGCCTCCGATTTCAGTACCCATACCACCCAGTCTACCTAAACTACCTGAAATACCACGTGAGCATCGGGTTTCAGTGCCCAAACCACCCACTTTACCTAAACTACCTGAAATACCACGTGGGCCTCCGATTTCAGTGCCCAAACCACTCAGTCTACCTAAACTACCTGAAATACCACGTGAGCATCGGATTTCAGTGCCCAAACCACCCACTCTACCTAAACTACCTGAAATACCACGTGAGCCTCCGATTTCAGTGCCCAAACCACCCACTCTACCTAAACTACCTGAAATACTACGTGAGCATCAGATTTCAGTGCCAAAACCACCCAGTCTACCTAAACTACCTGAAATACCACGTGAGCATCAGATTTCAGTGCCCAAACCACCCAGTCTACCAAAACTACCTGAAATACCACGTGAGCATCGGTTTAGTGCCAAACCACCCACTTTACCTAAACTACCTGAAATACCACGTGGGCCTCCGATTTCAGTGCCCAAACCACTCAGTCTACCTAAACTACCTGAAATACCACGTGAGCATCGGATTTCAGTGCCCAAACCACCCAGTCTACCAAAACTACCTGAAATACCACGTGAGCATCGGGTTTCAGTGCCCAAACCACCCACTTTACCTAAACTACCTGAAATACCACGTGGGCCTCCGATTTCAGTGCCCAAACCACTCAGTCTACCTAAACTACCTGAAATACCACATGAGCATCGG ATTTCAGTGCCCAAACCACCCAGTCTACCTAAACTACCTGAAATACCACGTGAGCATCAGATTTCAGTGCCCAAACCACCCAGTCTACCAAAACTAC CTGAAATACCACGTGAGCATCGGATTTCAGTGCCCAAACCACCCAGTCTACCAAAACTACCTGAAATACCACGTGAGCATCAGATTTCAGTGCCCAAACCGCCCACTTTACCTAAACTACCTGAAATACCACTTGAGCCTCCGATTTCAGTGCCCAAACCACCAAGTCTACCAAAGCTACCTGAAATACCACGTGAGCCTCCGATTTCAGTGCCCAAACCACCCAGTCTACCAAAGCTACCTGAAATACCACGTGAGCCTCCGATTTCTGTGCCCAAACCACCCAGTCTACCAAAGCTACTTGAAATACCACGTGAGCCTCCGATTTCAGTGCCAAAACCAGCCACTTTACCTAAACTACCTGAAATACCAAAGCCTATAATTCCAAATATACCTGATCCTAGGAGTTCAATGCTTAGGCCATCCACTTTACCTAAAGCACCTGAAATTCTGTCGCCTAAAATTAGTGATCTACCTCTTCCTCAGATTCCAGTGCTAGAACCACGCAGTGCACTGAAACTACCTGAAAATCCACGGCCTATAGTTACCGATATACATGTTCCTCAGATTCCAATGTTAAAATCATCAAAGTTACCTGAAATTCCATGGCATAAAATTAGTGACATTCCTGTTCCTCAGATTTCAGGGCTAAAACCACCCAGTATACCAAATCGTGTGTTTGAAACCTCAAACTTCCCAGGTACAATTCCTGCAAAACCTCAAATTCCTCAATCTAACCTCGCCTCTAAATTACCAAAAATTCCAAGGTCTAAGCTCCCAGATCCATCTAATCCTCAGATCCCAGAGATAAGATCACCCAATTTAACTGAACCTGTCTTTCACATGTCAAATGTCCGTGACATGACCCATAACTTACCAACAGGGCCAATATTTGATACATCAAATCATAATTATGTAAATCCTCATTCACCTGAAATTCCACAGCTTAAACTTTCAAATGTATCCTCACCACCGAGTCCAAGACTAAAACCTCTCAAATATTCTAAACCACTGTTTAACCCTTCAAATATTCGTGATATAAACCCTCAGATACCTAAAGTTCCACAGCCTAAGCTCCCCAATATATCTTTCCCACAGATTCCTGAACCACGATTTAATATCTCAATAATATCTAACAAACCTTTTCATCGAACACTGAGATTTTCACCTCAATTTCCTGAATTAGAAAAGAATAACTTCCCAACATCAGTTTCCCAAGGGGTAACTCCTCAAATGCCTGAAATAACATCTATCAACACTACTTCCTATAAAATTTCAGATTTCAGACTACAGAATTTACTGGGCTTAAAAAAGAGAAACACGTCAAACCACAATGGTTATTCGAGCAAAAATCCAAGGAATTCTCCAATACTAGAATTAGAGAAGGTTCAGCATTTTAACTTGACCTTCCCTAATGATCCAAAATCAGGAACTCCAACTGAAAAAGACCGTTTCTCCGATTCGTGGTTTAACAAATTAACAGatttagaaaagaataaatatttatacttaAATTTCCATAATGTTCCTACATTCAGAGTACCAGATTTGCCAAACTTGAATATAACAACTACTTCTAACTTCAGTTCTTTACCCTTCCCAGATTCATGGTTCGAACATATGTCAagatcaggaaaaaataaatatgccaaTTTAAATATCCGTACCTCTCCTGAATATACAAAAGGAAATGTAACAGGCTTAGAAATTCCTGATATGTATAACATCAATTCTTTCCTTTACCCACATTCTGAGATTCATAAAATACCTGAATCAGAATGGAATAAAAATTCTAACTTAACTTTTCTTAACATTTATGGATTTACACCACCAAATTTCGGCATACAATTTCCAATGTCCAATATCAGTTCTTTTATTTTCCCATATTCATGGCTTTCCCAAATACCTGAATCAGAAAGGTATAAATATTTTAACTTGACTTTCCCAAATATTCCGGGATTTACACCACCAAATTTACATGACTTACAATTTCATGGATATGTCCAACATCAGTACTTTTAA